The genomic region GAAGAGGTTACCGGGGAACTTCCGCCGGATTTAGAGTACGAAGAGTTTAACGAGATCCGTGAACAACTGGCGGCGATCATCGAAGAGCAGTTGGTCATCTATAAATCCCGGCAGGCACCTCTGGATCTCGGCCTGGTAGTGCGCGAATATCTGGCGCAATACCCGCGTGCGCGCCACTTTGACGTTGCGCGTGTTGTTATCGATCAGGCGGTACGTCTTGGCGTAGCGCAAGCAGATTTCACCGGACTGCCAGCCAAATGGCAGCCGATTAATGATTACGGAGCCAAGGTACAGGCGCATGTCATTGACAAATATTGAACAAGTGATGCCGGTTAAGCTGGCGCAGGCGCTGGCGAATCCGTTATTTCCGGCGCTGGATAGCGCATTACGCTCAGGTCGCCATGTTGGCCTGGATGAGCTGGATAATCATGCCTTTTTAATGGATTTCCAGGATTACCTGGAAGAGTTTTATAGTCGCTATAACGTGGAGTTAATTCGTGCGCCGGAAGGGTTTTTCTACCTGCGTCCGCGTTCAACGACGCTCATTCCGCGTTCCGTCCTGTCCGAACTGGACATGATGGTGGGCAAAATCCTCTGTTATCTCTATCTCAGTCCCGAGCGACTGGCGAACGAGGGGATTTTTACTCAGCAGGAGCTGTATGACGAACTTCTGACGCTGGCCGACGAAGCCAAACTGTTGAAACTGGTGAATAACCGTTCGACCGGCTCCGATGTGGACCGTCAAAAACTCCAGGAAAAAATGCGTTCATCTTTAAACCGCCTGCGCCGCTTAGGCATGGTGTGGTTTATGGGACATGACAGCAGCAAATTCCGCATTACGGAATCGGTATTCCGCTTTGGCGCGGACGTACGTAGCGGTGACGATCCGCGAGAAGCGCAGCGCCGCTTGATCCGTGATGGTGAAGCGATGCCAATCGAAAACCATCTACAGCTCAATGATGAGAGCGACGATAATCAGGCGGACAGTGGAGAAGAAGAATAATGATTGAACGCGGTAAATTTCGCTCACTTACGCTGATTAACTGGAACGGTTTTTTTGCCCGTACTTTTGACCTTGATGAACTGGTCACCACGCTCTCCGGGGGGAACGGGGCGGGTAAATCCACGACAATGGCGGCATTTGTTACGGCGCTTATTCCGGACTTAACGCTTCTGCACTTCCGTAACACGACCGAAGCGGGGGCCACCAGTGGTTCACGTGATAAAGGCCTGCACGGTAAGCTAAAAGCTGGCGTCTGTTATTCGATGCTCGATACCATCAACTCACGCCATCAGCGCGTGGTGGTTGGTGTACGTCTGCAGCAGGTCGCAGGGCGTGACCGAAAAGTTGATATCAAACCTTTTGCCATTCAGGGCTTGCCAATGTCGGTTCAGCCGACACAACTGGTCACTGAAGCGCTTAATGAACGTCAGGCGCGTGTCTTGCCGCTTACCGAGTTAAAAGAGAAGCTCGACGAGATGGAAGGGGTGCAGTTTAAGCAATTTAACTCCATCACTGATTACCACTCCCTGATGTTTGACTTAGGCATCATTGCTCGTCGTCTGCGCACCGCTTCTGACCGTAGTAAGTTCTATCGACTGATTGAGGCCTCGCTGTACGGCGGGATTTCCAGTGCAATTACCCGTTCTCTGCGTGACTATCTGCTGCCGGAAAACAGCGGTGTGCGCAAGGCATTCCAGGACATGGAAGCCGCGCTGCGTGAAAACCGCCTGACGCTGGAAGCCATTCGCGTTACCCAGTCCGATCGCGATCTGTTTAAGCATCTGATTAGCGAAGCCACTAACTACGTGGCGGCAGACTACATGCGGCATGCGAATGAACGACGGATCCATCTGGATAAAGCGCTGGAGTACCGTCGTGAACTGCACGCATCACGTAAGCAACTGGCGGCAGAGCAGTATAAGCATGTTGACATGGCGCGTGAATTGGGTGAACACAACGGTGCCGAGGGCGATCTTGAAGCCGATTACCAGGCTGCCAGCGATCACCTGAACCTGGTGCAAACCGCGCTCCGCCAGCAGGAAAAAATTGAACGCTATGAAGCGGATCTCGATGAATTGCAGATCCGTCTGGAAGAGCAAAACGAAGTGGTGGCAGAAGCCGCCGATCGTCAGGAAGAGAACGAAGCGCGGGCTGAAGCGGC from Citrobacter sp. RHB25-C09 harbors:
- the mukE gene encoding chromosome partition protein MukE; protein product: MSLTNIEQVMPVKLAQALANPLFPALDSALRSGRHVGLDELDNHAFLMDFQDYLEEFYSRYNVELIRAPEGFFYLRPRSTTLIPRSVLSELDMMVGKILCYLYLSPERLANEGIFTQQELYDELLTLADEAKLLKLVNNRSTGSDVDRQKLQEKMRSSLNRLRRLGMVWFMGHDSSKFRITESVFRFGADVRSGDDPREAQRRLIRDGEAMPIENHLQLNDESDDNQADSGEEE